Proteins from a genomic interval of Micromonospora sp. NBC_00389:
- a CDS encoding nitrate- and nitrite sensing domain-containing protein: MAVGPDPVNGAVSNHRRRRFDVRVVPHRRRSPFRLRDWRMSTKLATVLVVPSVAFLVLAGVQTSALVGRTTALNDFARQVGIGRQITAVVHQLQQERDRSAGELGELRRGGDRETSAAALKPLQSATDRAIVDLRRAAEPLADADASWRVAFSEVLEAYDQVVDIRPAIPPAVLSNDTILSNYHRAVDVLLDLLAEPTPGQERPALSDAVLRYVQLARVKELSSRVRAQLYAAARAGRYGTEDRVLLTDLRAQQLTALGAFRVAATSDQIRRYDESSVDPLFLVATRLEERSLPAGDAPPEVLPSEQWWAASQQRQELLRQVEAGVLDDAVRQADDASTGQLRTTLLVVGGIVAVLLVALLISLLVGRSVARSMRLLRSQALRIAQIELPDALDRLRTVTGGVPGIEVPPAVVRSLDEIGELAEAFVAVHRSAVTVAVEQALMRRNVNAMFVNLARRSQVLVERQLELLDDLEREESDPDQLENLFKLDHLAARMRRNDESLLVLAGTESTRRWNRPVGLGAVLLAAAAEIEQYQRVRLESVGNVHLVGHAVGELVHMLAELLENATAFSRPDTVVVVTARVEAVSALIEIADRGLGMSPSALAEANVVLASPPAADVAAVERMGLFVVSHLAARLGVRVRLDGGEDGLVARLVLPAALLAPAGAVELDPPAPARMLATSAARGVGARRVPGATRAAGVPGPAVAPLDLPVAGRPPGIAVPRQGSVRAGDVLAPARSGNGGGWWSPEGPVGPAGAGPVVPPAIPVTAGTNERGLPMRVPMAQLSAVTRPARPESAPARDDLDPEAVGGMLSRLYSGVRRAEAEDTTEIPVPPFGGHDEGGRRQ; this comes from the coding sequence GTGGCGGTCGGTCCCGACCCGGTGAACGGCGCGGTGTCGAACCATCGCCGGCGTCGCTTCGATGTCCGGGTTGTTCCCCACCGGCGCCGCTCGCCGTTCCGGCTGCGCGACTGGCGGATGAGCACCAAGCTGGCCACCGTTCTGGTGGTGCCGTCGGTGGCGTTCCTGGTGCTCGCCGGCGTGCAGACCAGCGCGCTGGTGGGGCGGACCACGGCGTTGAACGACTTCGCCCGTCAGGTGGGCATCGGCCGGCAGATCACTGCGGTGGTGCACCAGCTCCAGCAGGAGCGGGACCGCTCCGCGGGGGAGCTGGGGGAGCTGCGCCGCGGTGGCGACCGGGAGACCTCGGCCGCGGCCCTGAAGCCTCTGCAGTCGGCCACCGACCGGGCCATTGTGGACCTGCGGCGGGCGGCCGAGCCGCTGGCCGACGCCGACGCCTCCTGGCGGGTCGCCTTCTCCGAGGTGCTGGAGGCGTACGACCAGGTGGTGGACATCCGGCCGGCGATCCCGCCGGCGGTGCTCAGCAACGACACCATCCTGAGCAACTACCACCGGGCTGTCGACGTGCTGCTCGACCTGCTCGCGGAGCCGACGCCGGGTCAGGAGCGGCCGGCGTTGAGCGACGCGGTGCTGCGCTACGTCCAGCTGGCCCGGGTCAAGGAGCTCTCCTCGCGGGTTCGGGCCCAGCTCTACGCCGCCGCGCGCGCCGGCCGGTACGGCACCGAGGACCGGGTGCTGCTCACCGACCTGCGTGCCCAGCAACTGACCGCGCTCGGCGCGTTCCGGGTGGCCGCCACCAGCGACCAGATCCGCCGGTACGACGAGAGCTCGGTGGATCCGCTGTTCCTGGTCGCCACCCGGTTGGAGGAGCGCAGCCTGCCGGCCGGTGACGCACCGCCCGAGGTGCTGCCCTCGGAGCAGTGGTGGGCGGCCAGCCAGCAACGCCAGGAGCTGCTGCGGCAGGTCGAGGCGGGGGTGCTGGACGACGCCGTGCGACAGGCCGACGACGCCAGCACCGGCCAGCTGCGCACCACCCTGCTGGTGGTCGGCGGGATCGTCGCGGTGCTGCTGGTCGCCCTGCTGATCTCGCTGCTCGTCGGCCGGTCGGTCGCCCGGTCGATGCGGCTGTTGCGCAGCCAGGCGCTGCGGATCGCGCAGATCGAGCTGCCGGACGCGCTGGACCGGCTGCGGACGGTCACCGGCGGGGTGCCCGGCATTGAGGTCCCGCCGGCGGTGGTCCGCTCGCTCGATGAGATCGGCGAGCTGGCCGAGGCGTTCGTCGCGGTGCACCGCAGCGCGGTCACCGTCGCCGTCGAGCAGGCGCTGATGCGCCGCAACGTCAACGCGATGTTCGTCAACCTGGCCCGGCGCAGTCAGGTGCTGGTGGAGCGCCAGCTGGAGCTGCTGGACGATCTGGAGCGCGAGGAGAGCGACCCGGACCAGCTGGAGAACCTGTTCAAGCTCGACCACCTGGCCGCCCGGATGCGCCGCAACGACGAGAGCCTGCTGGTGCTGGCCGGCACGGAGTCCACCCGCCGGTGGAACCGGCCGGTGGGCCTCGGCGCGGTGCTGCTGGCCGCCGCCGCCGAGATCGAGCAGTACCAGCGTGTCCGCCTCGAGTCGGTGGGCAACGTGCACCTGGTCGGGCACGCCGTCGGTGAGCTGGTGCACATGCTGGCCGAGCTGCTGGAGAACGCCACCGCCTTCTCCCGACCGGACACCGTCGTGGTGGTGACCGCCCGGGTCGAGGCCGTGTCCGCGCTGATCGAGATCGCCGATCGTGGCCTGGGCATGAGCCCTTCCGCGCTGGCTGAGGCGAACGTGGTGCTGGCCAGCCCGCCGGCCGCGGACGTCGCGGCGGTCGAGCGGATGGGTCTGTTCGTGGTCAGCCACCTGGCCGCCCGGCTCGGCGTGCGGGTGCGGCTGGACGGCGGCGAGGATGGTCTCGTCGCCCGGCTCGTGCTGCCCGCAGCGTTGCTGGCCCCGGCGGGGGCGGTGGAGTTGGATCCGCCGGCGCCAGCCCGGATGTTGGCCACGAGCGCGGCTCGGGGCGTGGGAGCCCGGCGGGTGCCTGGGGCCACCCGGGCGGCGGGCGTGCCCGGGCCGGCCGTGGCGCCACTGGACCTGCCCGTGGCGGGCCGCCCGCCGGGGATCGCCGTGCCCCGCCAGGGGTCGGTCCGGGCGGGGGACGTGCTCGCCCCGGCGCGGTCGGGTAACGGCGGCGGCTGGTGGTCCCCGGAGGGTCCGGTCGGGCCGGCGGGGGCGGGGCCGGTCGTGCCGCCGGCCATCCCGGTGACCGCCGGTACGAACGAGCGGGGCCTGCCGATGCGGGTACCGATGGCACAGCTCTCCGCGGTCACCCGCCCGGCCCGGCCGGAATCGGCGCCGGCGCGCGACGATCTGGACCCGGAGGCGGTCGGTGGCATGCTTTCCCGGCTCTACAGCGGGGTACGGCGTGCTGAGGCCGAGGACACCACCGAGATACCCGTGCCACCCTTCGGGGGGCACGACGAAGGGGGACGACGACAGTGA
- a CDS encoding FGGY family carbohydrate kinase, whose product MNILALDLGTSSVRGLVLDGDTQPMPGALARRKVNLAIGDNGTGTLSGPDYLASLIECLDELAAAGHLHDVDLVAVSAQWHSVLPLDRDGTPLGPVLTWLDTRPTPRDGAPGPADPDDFHQRTGCWWHRNYWTVRLPWLREQSGSPIARFVGLPEYVLGELLVGAPMSVSQASGTGLLDLGSLRWDDEALTLAEARPQELPPLGELEWHGRLRADRARRWPQLAEARWSPPVGDGGASNVGSGCVDPSRAAVTVGTSAAVRLMQRIPAGEPLPRLPERLWRYRVDHDHVVTGAAYSSGGNLFAWADRELRLPQGAELDAALALVPAGGGRPADPRFGGDRAPGLAPAGTGELRGLSFGTTAVDILAGLMQGLCELVAHDLAELESTIDRPVEVVLGGGAVAASVWWRQSFATALAPRPVSHQRNPEIGATGAALVALGRYGDAVELADIGRTDELVLPTTTPPSHPQYPL is encoded by the coding sequence ATGAACATTCTCGCGCTCGATCTGGGCACCTCCTCGGTACGCGGGCTGGTGCTGGACGGGGACACCCAACCGATGCCCGGCGCCCTGGCCCGGCGGAAGGTCAACCTCGCCATCGGCGACAACGGCACCGGCACGCTCTCCGGTCCCGACTATCTCGCCTCCCTGATCGAGTGCCTCGACGAGCTGGCCGCCGCGGGGCACCTGCACGACGTCGATCTGGTCGCGGTCTCGGCGCAGTGGCACTCGGTGCTCCCGCTGGACCGCGACGGCACCCCACTGGGTCCGGTGCTCACCTGGCTGGACACCCGGCCGACGCCGCGCGACGGTGCGCCCGGCCCAGCCGACCCGGACGACTTCCACCAGCGCACCGGCTGCTGGTGGCACCGCAACTACTGGACGGTGCGGCTGCCCTGGCTGCGCGAGCAGTCCGGCAGCCCGATCGCCCGGTTCGTCGGCCTGCCCGAGTACGTGCTGGGAGAGCTGCTCGTGGGGGCACCCATGTCGGTGTCCCAGGCCTCCGGGACCGGCCTGCTGGACCTGGGCAGCCTGCGCTGGGACGACGAGGCGCTGACGCTGGCCGAGGCGCGACCGCAGGAGCTGCCGCCCCTGGGCGAGCTGGAATGGCATGGCCGGCTACGGGCCGACCGCGCCCGCCGCTGGCCGCAGCTGGCCGAGGCCCGGTGGTCGCCGCCGGTGGGCGACGGCGGGGCCTCGAACGTCGGCTCGGGCTGCGTGGACCCGAGCCGGGCCGCGGTGACCGTCGGCACCTCCGCGGCCGTACGGCTGATGCAGCGGATCCCGGCCGGCGAGCCGTTGCCCCGGCTGCCCGAACGGCTCTGGCGCTACCGGGTCGACCACGACCACGTGGTGACCGGCGCGGCGTACTCCAGTGGTGGCAACCTGTTCGCCTGGGCCGACCGGGAGTTGCGGCTACCCCAGGGCGCTGAACTGGACGCGGCGCTGGCGCTGGTGCCGGCGGGCGGTGGCCGGCCGGCCGACCCCCGCTTCGGCGGCGACCGGGCGCCCGGGCTGGCCCCGGCGGGCACGGGCGAGCTGCGTGGGCTCAGCTTCGGCACCACGGCGGTGGACATCCTGGCCGGGCTGATGCAGGGCCTGTGCGAGCTGGTCGCCCACGACCTCGCGGAGCTGGAGTCCACGATCGACCGACCGGTCGAGGTGGTGCTGGGCGGTGGCGCGGTGGCCGCGTCGGTGTGGTGGCGGCAGTCGTTCGCGACGGCGCTCGCGCCGCGACCGGTGTCGCACCAACGCAATCCGGAGATCGGTGCCACCGGCGCCGCGTTGGTGGCGCTGGGCCGTTACGGTGACGCGGTGGAGCTCGCCGACATCGGCCGGACGGACGAGCTGGTCTTACCGACCACGACACCACCTTCGCACCCGCAGTATCCTCTCTGA
- a CDS encoding anthranilate synthase family protein — protein MTHLTDLLAAVARGVDPGPFALLRREGADELELFTGPVDTVDRLADIPLQPGAPGARTLALVPYRQITERGFACRDDGYPLECLQVREHRRIALAGALAALPDEPVRAVDAAFDVTDEEYAQTVQRVLSEEIGRGEGANFVIHRTLHATVQGPPLVAALAALRRLLVAERGAYWTFVVHTGTRTLVGASPERHVSVDDGLVMMNPISGTFRPVGGTPDRAALLRFLADPKEVEELYMVLDEELKMMATVAEHGGQVIGPYLKEMSHLAHTEYLLAGRGTRDVREVLRETMFAPTVTGSPMENACRVIARHERVGRGYYAGVLALLGHDEAGRQTLDAPILIRTAEISPSGRLRVPVGATLVRHSTAAGEVAETHAKAAGVLAALGLGPAAPAGDGGPVARLADDPAVREALAGRNAPLARFWLDQRAPDAPGLPGLIGRRALIVDAEDTFTGMLAHQLGALGLAVTLRPWHASGPVDAYDLVVAGPGPGDPGSEDEPKMVALRGLLTGLLASGRPTLAVCLGHQVLAGLLGLPLHRREAPYQGLQREVPLFGHPRRVGFYSTFTARAEVDRLDTAYGPVELARDVRDGAVHALRGRAFAGVQFHPESVLSPDGLAVLTDLLGDLLPAPRPDELSAAGGRA, from the coding sequence CTGACCCACCTGACCGACCTGCTCGCCGCCGTTGCGCGCGGCGTCGACCCAGGCCCCTTCGCGCTGCTGCGCCGCGAGGGCGCCGACGAGCTGGAGCTGTTCACCGGCCCGGTCGACACCGTCGACCGGCTGGCGGACATCCCGCTGCAGCCGGGCGCGCCCGGGGCGCGGACGCTGGCCCTGGTGCCGTACCGGCAGATCACCGAGCGCGGTTTCGCCTGCCGCGACGACGGATACCCGCTGGAGTGCCTCCAGGTCCGCGAGCACCGACGGATCGCCCTGGCCGGCGCGCTGGCCGCGCTGCCCGACGAACCGGTGCGCGCCGTCGACGCCGCGTTCGACGTCACCGACGAGGAGTACGCGCAGACCGTGCAGCGGGTGCTGTCCGAGGAGATCGGCCGCGGCGAGGGTGCCAACTTCGTCATCCACCGCACCCTGCACGCCACCGTGCAGGGCCCGCCGCTGGTGGCCGCGCTGGCCGCGCTGCGCCGGCTGCTGGTCGCCGAACGCGGCGCGTACTGGACGTTCGTGGTGCACACCGGCACTCGGACGCTGGTCGGCGCCAGCCCGGAGCGGCACGTCAGCGTCGACGACGGGCTGGTGATGATGAACCCGATCAGCGGCACCTTCCGGCCCGTCGGCGGCACGCCGGACCGGGCGGCGCTGCTGCGCTTCCTCGCCGACCCCAAGGAGGTCGAGGAGCTGTACATGGTGCTCGACGAGGAGCTGAAGATGATGGCCACCGTCGCGGAGCACGGCGGTCAGGTGATCGGCCCGTACCTCAAGGAGATGTCGCACCTGGCACACACCGAGTACCTGCTCGCCGGTCGGGGCACCCGCGACGTGCGGGAGGTGCTGCGGGAGACGATGTTCGCCCCCACCGTGACCGGCAGCCCGATGGAGAACGCATGCCGGGTGATCGCCCGGCACGAGCGCGTCGGCCGGGGCTACTACGCGGGCGTGCTGGCCCTGCTCGGTCACGACGAGGCGGGCCGGCAGACGCTGGACGCGCCGATCCTGATCCGTACCGCCGAGATCTCCCCCAGCGGCCGGCTGCGGGTGCCGGTGGGCGCCACCCTGGTCCGGCACTCGACGGCGGCCGGCGAGGTGGCCGAGACGCACGCCAAGGCGGCCGGGGTGCTGGCCGCGCTCGGCCTCGGCCCGGCGGCGCCCGCCGGCGACGGCGGGCCGGTCGCGCGGCTGGCCGACGACCCGGCGGTACGCGAGGCGCTGGCCGGGCGCAACGCGCCGCTGGCGCGGTTCTGGCTGGACCAGCGGGCGCCGGACGCGCCAGGGCTGCCCGGGTTGATCGGCCGCCGGGCGCTGATCGTGGACGCCGAGGACACCTTCACCGGCATGCTGGCTCACCAGCTGGGCGCGTTGGGTCTCGCGGTCACGCTGCGGCCGTGGCACGCCAGCGGCCCGGTCGACGCCTATGACCTGGTGGTGGCCGGGCCCGGACCGGGCGACCCGGGCAGCGAGGACGAGCCGAAGATGGTGGCGCTGCGCGGGCTGCTGACCGGGCTGCTGGCGAGCGGTCGCCCGACTCTCGCGGTCTGTCTCGGCCATCAGGTGCTGGCCGGGCTGCTGGGGCTGCCCCTGCACCGGCGCGAGGCCCCCTACCAGGGGTTGCAACGGGAGGTGCCGCTGTTCGGCCACCCCCGTCGGGTGGGCTTCTACTCCACGTTCACCGCCCGCGCCGAGGTGGACCGGCTGGACACCGCGTACGGGCCGGTGGAGCTGGCCCGGGACGTGCGCGACGGCGCCGTGCACGCGCTGCGCGGGCGCGCCTTCGCCGGGGTGCAGTTCCACCCCGAGTCGGTGCTCAGCCCGGACGGGCTCGCCGTGCTGACCGACCTGCTGGGCGACCTGCTGCCGGCCCCGCGCCCGGATGAGCTGTCGGCGGCAGGCGGACGGGCATAG
- the wrbA gene encoding NAD(P)H:quinone oxidoreductase produces MAAQTKVAVIYYSATGITYQMAQAVCEAAGDAGAEVRLRKVRELAPDEAIRSNSGWQAHRLETQDVPEAMVDDLSWADVVIFGAPTRYGMIAAQLKQFIDTTGPLWAQGALVNKVYSAFTSTSTAHGGQETTLTSLFTVFYHWGGVVVTPAYTDTSQFIAGNPYGASHTSNNGEIPPDAVALGAAALTARRAVQIGTALKKGLAG; encoded by the coding sequence ATGGCTGCCCAGACCAAGGTAGCGGTGATCTACTACAGCGCCACCGGCATCACGTACCAGATGGCGCAGGCCGTGTGCGAGGCTGCCGGGGATGCCGGCGCCGAGGTGCGCCTGCGCAAGGTGCGCGAGCTGGCGCCGGACGAGGCGATCCGCTCCAACTCCGGGTGGCAGGCACACCGCCTGGAGACCCAGGATGTGCCCGAGGCGATGGTCGACGACCTGTCCTGGGCCGACGTGGTGATCTTCGGCGCGCCGACCCGGTACGGCATGATCGCCGCCCAGTTGAAGCAGTTCATCGACACGACCGGCCCGCTGTGGGCCCAGGGCGCGCTGGTCAACAAGGTCTACTCCGCGTTCACCTCGACGTCGACCGCGCACGGCGGGCAGGAGACCACCCTGACCTCGCTCTTCACGGTCTTCTACCACTGGGGTGGAGTCGTGGTGACCCCCGCCTACACCGACACCAGCCAGTTCATCGCCGGCAACCCGTACGGCGCCTCGCACACCAGCAACAACGGGGAGATCCCCCCGGACGCCGTGGCGCTGGGCGCCGCCGCGCTCACCGCCCGACGGGCGGTACAGATCGGCACCGCGCTGAAGAAGGGCCTGGCCGGCTGA
- a CDS encoding DUF3037 domain-containing protein → MRQPFEYAVIRLVPRIERGEQINVGVLLYCQQRDFLAARTHLDADRVRALAPDVDLPAVAAVLDSWDRTCAGDGPATRMRLGERFHWLAAPRSTMIQTGPVHTGLTADPAAELERLMAALVR, encoded by the coding sequence ATGAGGCAACCCTTCGAGTACGCCGTCATCCGGCTGGTGCCCCGCATCGAGCGCGGCGAGCAGATCAACGTCGGCGTGCTGCTCTACTGCCAGCAGCGCGACTTCCTTGCCGCGCGCACGCACCTGGACGCCGATCGGGTCCGCGCGCTGGCGCCCGACGTGGACCTGCCGGCGGTGGCCGCGGTGCTCGACTCCTGGGACCGGACCTGCGCCGGTGACGGACCGGCGACCCGGATGCGGCTCGGCGAGCGGTTCCACTGGCTGGCCGCGCCACGCAGCACGATGATCCAGACCGGGCCGGTGCACACCGGGCTCACCGCCGACCCGGCGGCGGAGCTGGAACGGCTGATGGCGGCGCTGGTCCGCTGA
- a CDS encoding HipA family kinase, which produces MLRQVTAIRYVTPLREGGSLPGVVEADDLGTYVAKFRGAGQGPKALIAEVICGELARRLELRVPPLVVLDIDPVIGRAEPDQEVQELLRNSGGANLGMDFLPGALGFDPVAHPVDPRLASRVLWFDAYVENVDRSWRNPNLLVWHRELWLIDHGACLYFHHNWPRAGAAVHRAYRAEDHVLAPYADRLAEADAELAPRVTPELLREVLALVPEEWLTAADFDSADAAREAYLAHLSARVARTADWLPQGSAA; this is translated from the coding sequence GTGCTCCGCCAGGTCACCGCGATCCGCTACGTCACCCCGCTACGCGAGGGTGGCTCGCTGCCGGGCGTGGTGGAGGCCGACGACCTCGGCACGTACGTGGCGAAGTTCCGCGGCGCCGGGCAGGGGCCCAAGGCGCTGATCGCCGAGGTGATCTGCGGTGAGCTGGCCCGCCGCCTGGAGCTGCGGGTACCACCGCTGGTGGTGCTCGACATCGACCCGGTGATCGGTCGGGCCGAGCCCGACCAGGAGGTGCAGGAGCTGCTGCGCAACAGCGGCGGCGCCAACCTGGGGATGGACTTCCTGCCCGGGGCGCTGGGCTTCGACCCGGTCGCGCATCCTGTCGACCCGAGGCTGGCCTCGCGGGTGCTCTGGTTCGACGCGTACGTGGAGAACGTCGACCGGAGCTGGCGCAACCCGAACCTGCTGGTCTGGCACCGGGAGCTGTGGCTCATCGACCACGGCGCCTGCCTGTACTTCCACCACAACTGGCCGCGCGCCGGCGCCGCCGTGCACCGGGCGTACCGCGCCGAGGACCACGTGCTCGCGCCGTACGCCGACCGGCTCGCCGAGGCCGACGCCGAACTGGCCCCCCGGGTCACCCCGGAGCTGCTCCGCGAGGTGCTGGCGCTGGTGCCGGAGGAGTGGCTGACCGCCGCCGACTTCGACTCGGCCGATGCGGCGCGGGAGGCGTACCTGGCGCACCTGTCCGCCCGGGTCGCGCGCACCGCCGACTGGCTGCCGCAGGGGAGCGCGGCATGA
- a CDS encoding DUF4190 domain-containing protein, producing MTAANEPARGTGAPAGSRTHRADARAKTSAAATFALVFGVAGLISVLTAILAWIGLVLGIIGVILGIVGLKMSRRPGVTGRGVAIGGLVLSILAVLIGLGLAAGISTFINNEGAVDRLQQQVDDLRDKLD from the coding sequence ATGACTGCCGCAAACGAGCCGGCCCGGGGTACGGGCGCGCCGGCCGGGTCCCGGACCCATCGGGCGGACGCCCGCGCGAAGACCAGCGCGGCCGCCACCTTCGCCCTGGTCTTCGGCGTGGCCGGCCTGATCAGCGTGCTGACCGCCATCCTCGCCTGGATCGGGTTGGTGCTCGGCATCATCGGGGTCATCCTCGGCATCGTCGGGCTGAAGATGTCCCGCCGCCCAGGCGTGACCGGGCGGGGCGTGGCGATCGGTGGCCTGGTGCTGAGCATCCTGGCGGTGCTCATCGGACTGGGCCTCGCCGCGGGCATCTCCACCTTCATCAACAACGAGGGTGCGGTGGACCGCCTCCAACAGCAGGTCGACGACCTCCGCGACAAGCTCGACTGA
- a CDS encoding winged helix DNA-binding domain-containing protein — protein sequence MPVDLSAADALALRMSSLLLRPHPGVRPGSVAEVVEWFGAMQAQDLASGLWSLGARLPGQTVTDVQAALEKREALRTWPMRGTVHLVPPADARWMLELTGVRSLAGASTRRAQLGLTDADADRAVDVLGAALAGGGRLTRAQCLATLRAAGLATDSQRGYHLLWYASVRGVTCLAPNVGTEQTFALLDEWAPGPRQLDRDEALAVLAHRYVRGHGPVTAREFAGWTGLTLTDARRGLAAAGDVLTVVRVDGVEMHVDAALADAPRPPVDDVLVLPGFDEYLLGFRDRALMLDPAHQAAVVPGNNGIFQSTVVRAGRVVGLWKRRVARAAVTVTIQPLTPLDTAGRARVEQALGRYADFLGLPPRFDWPA from the coding sequence ATGCCTGTCGACCTCAGCGCAGCCGACGCGCTGGCGCTGCGGATGAGCAGCCTGCTGCTGCGGCCGCACCCGGGCGTCCGACCCGGCAGCGTCGCCGAGGTGGTCGAGTGGTTCGGCGCGATGCAGGCACAGGACCTGGCTAGTGGGCTGTGGTCGCTGGGCGCGCGGCTGCCCGGGCAGACCGTGACCGACGTGCAGGCGGCGTTGGAGAAGCGGGAGGCGCTGCGCACCTGGCCGATGCGGGGCACCGTGCACCTCGTCCCGCCCGCCGACGCGCGCTGGATGCTGGAGCTGACCGGCGTCCGGTCGCTGGCCGGCGCGTCGACCCGGCGGGCGCAGCTCGGGCTCACCGACGCCGACGCCGACCGGGCGGTGGATGTGCTCGGCGCCGCGCTGGCCGGCGGCGGCCGACTCACCCGGGCGCAGTGCCTGGCCACCCTCCGCGCGGCCGGCCTGGCCACCGACAGCCAGCGCGGCTACCACCTGCTCTGGTACGCCAGCGTGCGCGGAGTGACCTGCCTTGCGCCGAACGTCGGCACCGAACAGACCTTCGCGCTGCTCGACGAGTGGGCGCCCGGGCCACGGCAGTTGGACCGGGACGAGGCGCTGGCCGTGCTCGCCCACCGCTACGTGCGCGGGCACGGTCCGGTCACCGCCCGCGAGTTCGCCGGCTGGACCGGCCTCACCCTGACCGACGCGCGGCGTGGGCTGGCCGCCGCCGGCGACGTGCTGACCGTGGTGCGGGTCGACGGTGTGGAGATGCACGTCGACGCGGCGCTGGCCGACGCACCGCGCCCCCCGGTCGACGACGTGCTGGTGCTGCCCGGCTTCGACGAGTACCTGCTCGGCTTCCGGGACCGCGCGTTGATGCTCGACCCCGCGCACCAGGCCGCCGTCGTGCCGGGCAACAACGGCATCTTCCAGTCCACCGTGGTCCGCGCCGGCCGGGTGGTGGGCCTGTGGAAACGTCGCGTCGCCCGGGCCGCGGTCACCGTGACGATCCAGCCGCTGACGCCACTGGACACCGCCGGACGTGCCCGGGTCGAGCAGGCCCTGGGCCGGTACGCCGACTTCCTCGGGCTGCCGCCCCGGTTCGACTGGCCGGCCTGA